TCAGGAATTGAAAGACTGTTTGCAGATGACAACCTATATCATGAATGAAATAAAGGTAAATGAACATATTCTTGATGATGATAAATACCTTCTTATTTTTAGTGTGGAAGAGGTAAATCGTTTGGCGCGCGAAGGTATGCCTTTCCGTGATGCATATAAAAAGGTAGGCTTGGATATTGAAGCAGGTAAATTTTCGCATACTAAAGAAGTACACCATACTCATGAAGGTAGTATCGGTAACCTTTGTAATGCAGAAATCTCCGCATTGATGCAGCAAGTGATTGATGGATTCAACTTTTGTGGAATGGAGAAAGCGGAGAAAGCACTGCTTGGAAGATAAAATAAACTTTCGGAGGATAGTTTTTTAAACTTTCCTCCGAAAAGATTTGGCAGAAACAAGTAAACTACTTATCTTTGCACCCGTTGAAAAAACGCGGAAATAGCTCAGTTGGTAGAGCATAACCTTGCCAAGGTTAGGGTCGCGAGTTCGAGTCTCGTTTTCCGCTCTTTCTTTGAAAGGATGCTCGAATGGTGGAATGGTAGACACGAAGGACTTAAAATCCTTTGGCCATTGCGGCTGTGCGGGTTCAAGTCCCGCTTCGAGTACGAGTATTCTTTATAAGGCTTTATGAATCATTGATTCATGAAGCTTTTTTTGTTTTTATGGGTGTATAATATACATTTTATTTATTTTCTGGAAAGCTCTATATGATAGCTGCTTGGAAGAAATAAACCAAAAAAGAGTTATAATATTTTTTTATTGTGTTATTAATCTTTTATTTTGCTTTTAGATTATAATTTGATGTTTAATATTATATTGAATCATTCCTTTGACCTAAATATATGTAATATTTGATTTAACCGCTAACACTGAAAAATACTAGAGAGATGGAGAATAATGACAGGCAGATTGAATTAAAGTTTCAGAGGTTTTTCACTGTGAATTTTCCGAAGGTAAAGAACTTTGCTCAAATGCTGCTAAAATCGGAAGCGGATGCAGAAGATGTGGCTCAAGATGTTTTCTGTAAGCTCTGGTTGCAGCCTGAGTTGTGGCTGGATAATGATAAAGAACTAGACAATTATATTTTTATAATGACTAGAAATATAGTTCTGAATATCTTTAAACATCAACAGGTAGAACAGGAATATCAGTCGGAAGTTATAGAGAAGACTCTTCTTTATGAATTAACAGAAAAGGAAGAGATCTTGAATAACGTGTATTATAAGGAGATGTTGATGATTATTCAGCTCACCCTGGAGAAAATGCCGAAGCGTCGGAGGTTGATATTCGAACTTAGTCGTTTCAGGGGATTAAGTCATAAAGAAATAGCTGATAAACTTGATGTTTCCATTCGT
The Bacteroides luhongzhouii DNA segment above includes these coding regions:
- a CDS encoding RNA polymerase sigma-70 factor, with the protein product MENNDRQIELKFQRFFTVNFPKVKNFAQMLLKSEADAEDVAQDVFCKLWLQPELWLDNDKELDNYIFIMTRNIVLNIFKHQQVEQEYQSEVIEKTLLYELTEKEEILNNVYYKEMLMIIQLTLEKMPKRRRLIFELSRFRGLSHKEIADKLDVSIRTIEHQVYLALIELKKVLLFFIFFLQYF